From the Gloeomargarita sp. SKYB120 genome, one window contains:
- the ispE gene encoding 4-(cytidine 5'-diphospho)-2-C-methyl-D-erythritol kinase, translating into MARCTLTAAAKINLYLRILGRRADGYHDVAMVLQSVSLRDVIHLATHPGKGIHLTCQHPHVPTDATNLAVQAAQLLTHRFPQAATGVNIHIEKHIPVAAGLAGGSSNGAAVLVGLNHLWGLGLTVGELQELAAQLGSDMPFCVQGGTALATGRGETLEPLPPLTGGAIVLAKHQNLSISTPWAYRTYSEQWGHTFGDVPDQSDHFVQILAQHDFTHIAAHLHNDFEKVVLPAYPEIQVLKQALLATGALGSLLSGSGPTVFAIYPDRATAEQAILTLQAQQPEVDFWLCECCPWGIQLVA; encoded by the coding sequence ATGGCCCGGTGTACGCTGACAGCGGCGGCCAAAATCAATTTGTACTTGCGGATTCTCGGGCGACGGGCAGACGGCTATCACGACGTGGCGATGGTGCTGCAAAGCGTCAGCCTGCGGGATGTGATCCATCTAGCGACCCACCCTGGCAAAGGCATCCACCTGACCTGTCAGCACCCCCACGTGCCCACCGATGCCACCAACCTGGCCGTGCAGGCGGCGCAACTGCTGACGCACCGGTTTCCCCAGGCAGCCACCGGCGTGAACATCCATATCGAAAAACACATTCCGGTGGCAGCGGGTCTGGCCGGGGGGTCGAGCAACGGTGCGGCAGTGCTGGTGGGACTCAATCACCTGTGGGGCTTGGGACTGACGGTGGGGGAACTCCAAGAATTGGCGGCCCAGTTGGGTTCGGATATGCCCTTTTGCGTGCAGGGGGGAACGGCCCTGGCCACCGGACGCGGAGAAACTTTAGAACCCTTGCCGCCGCTTACAGGGGGAGCCATTGTGCTGGCCAAGCATCAAAACTTGAGCATTTCCACGCCCTGGGCCTATCGCACCTACAGCGAGCAATGGGGGCATACGTTTGGGGACGTTCCTGACCAGTCGGACCATTTTGTACAAATCCTGGCCCAGCACGATTTCACCCACATCGCCGCCCATTTACACAACGATTTTGAAAAGGTGGTGTTGCCGGCCTATCCCGAAATTCAAGTGCTCAAGCAGGCCCTGCTGGCAACTGGCGCCCTGGGGAGTTTGCTGTCGGGTTCAGGGCCAACCGTCTTTGCCATTTACCCAGACCGGGCGACCGCTGAGCAAGCCATTCTTACGTTGCAAGCCCAGCAGCCAGAGGTGGATTTTTGGCTGTGCGAATGTTGCCCCTGGGGGATTCAACTAGTGGCTTAA
- a CDS encoding phosphoribosyltransferase family protein, with amino-acid sequence MPDYHVTWERYHQLIETLAQQIYRSGWEFDQILAIARGGLRIGDTLSRMFHKPLAIISAQSYVGQQRGDVRLANCITTTQPQLGPRLLVVDDMVDSGQTLAKIVNHLLGDPNADIQALKTAVLWVKAHTQFQPDYYVEFLADNPWIHQPFERYEHWQFDG; translated from the coding sequence ATGCCCGATTACCACGTCACCTGGGAGCGCTACCACCAGTTGATTGAGACCCTGGCGCAACAGATTTACCGGTCGGGTTGGGAGTTTGACCAAATTCTGGCGATTGCCCGGGGGGGACTCCGCATTGGCGATACGCTATCGCGCATGTTTCACAAACCCTTGGCCATTATCAGCGCCCAGTCCTACGTGGGTCAACAGCGGGGAGACGTGCGCCTGGCCAACTGCATCACCACCACCCAACCCCAGCTTGGGCCGCGCTTGCTGGTCGTAGACGACATGGTGGATTCGGGGCAAACCCTGGCGAAAATCGTGAATCATTTACTGGGGGACCCCAACGCCGACATCCAGGCCCTGAAAACAGCCGTGCTCTGGGTCAAAGCCCACACCCAATTTCAACCAGATTACTACGTGGAATTCTTGGCCGATAACCCCTGGATTCATCAGCCTTTTGAGCGCTATGAGCATTGGCAATTTGACGGCTAA
- the ilvD gene encoding dihydroxy-acid dehydratase: MTFSRRSQAITAGVERSPNRAMLRAVGFTDADFDKPIVGIASAYSTLTPCNAGLNDLALQAEAAIRQAGAMPQLFGTITISDGISMGTEGMKCSLVSREVIADSIETVCLGQSLDGVLAIGGCDKNIPGALIAMARLNIPSVFVYGGTIKPGHYKGQDLTIVSAFEAVGAYSAGKITETELLEIERRACPGVGSCGGMYTANTMSSIAEVLGLSLMYSSTMAAEDPEKLESAALSGKVLVEAIRQQILPRQLITRQSLENAIALLMAVGGSTNAVLHLLAIAHAAEVPLTLDDFVRIREQVPVLCDLKPSGRYVTVDFHRVGGVPQVLKILLNHGCFHGDCLTVTGKTWAELLADVPDEPPPDQDVIRPWRNPVYPQGHIAILRGNLATEGAVAKISGIQQRQITGPARVFDSEETCLAAILAGQIKAGDVVVIRYEGPKGGPGMREMLSPTSAIIGAGLGDKVGLITDGRFSGGTYGLVVGHVSPEAAVGGAIALVQEGDLITIDADRQLLHLHVSDEELARRRAQWQPPAPRYTRGVLAKYAKLVSGSHLGAVTDLNLL; the protein is encoded by the coding sequence ATGACCTTCTCGCGCCGTAGTCAAGCCATTACTGCCGGCGTCGAACGCTCCCCGAACCGGGCGATGTTGCGGGCAGTGGGGTTTACCGATGCCGATTTCGACAAACCCATCGTGGGGATTGCCAGCGCCTATAGCACCCTGACACCCTGTAATGCGGGGCTCAACGATTTAGCGTTGCAGGCGGAAGCGGCGATCCGGCAAGCGGGCGCGATGCCCCAACTGTTTGGCACCATCACCATCAGCGATGGGATTTCCATGGGCACGGAGGGGATGAAGTGCTCCCTGGTGTCGCGGGAAGTGATTGCCGACTCAATTGAAACGGTGTGCCTAGGCCAGAGCCTGGATGGGGTGCTGGCGATTGGCGGCTGCGACAAAAACATCCCAGGGGCGCTGATTGCCATGGCGCGGCTGAACATCCCGTCGGTCTTTGTCTATGGGGGAACGATTAAACCAGGGCATTACAAAGGCCAGGATTTAACCATCGTCAGCGCTTTTGAAGCGGTGGGAGCCTACAGCGCTGGCAAGATCACTGAGACAGAATTGCTGGAAATTGAGCGGCGGGCCTGTCCGGGGGTGGGTTCCTGCGGCGGCATGTACACGGCCAACACCATGTCGTCAATTGCCGAAGTGCTGGGGTTGAGCCTAATGTATTCATCCACCATGGCCGCCGAAGACCCCGAGAAGCTGGAAAGCGCGGCATTATCGGGCAAAGTGCTCGTGGAAGCCATCCGGCAGCAGATTCTCCCGCGCCAGTTGATCACCCGCCAGTCCTTGGAAAATGCCATTGCCCTGTTGATGGCGGTGGGGGGGTCCACCAATGCCGTGTTGCACCTGCTGGCGATTGCCCATGCCGCCGAAGTGCCCTTAACGTTGGATGACTTTGTGCGCATCCGGGAGCAGGTGCCGGTGCTGTGCGACCTGAAACCGTCGGGGCGGTATGTGACGGTGGATTTTCACCGGGTGGGGGGCGTGCCCCAGGTGCTCAAAATCCTGCTCAACCACGGCTGTTTCCACGGCGATTGTTTGACGGTCACGGGCAAGACCTGGGCGGAACTGCTGGCAGATGTACCTGATGAACCGCCTCCTGACCAAGACGTGATCCGTCCCTGGCGCAATCCGGTCTATCCCCAAGGTCACATCGCCATCCTGCGGGGGAACCTGGCGACCGAAGGCGCGGTGGCGAAAATTTCCGGGATTCAGCAGCGGCAGATCACAGGGCCGGCGCGGGTGTTTGATTCCGAAGAAACCTGTTTGGCGGCCATTCTCGCCGGTCAGATCAAGGCGGGAGATGTGGTGGTCATTCGCTACGAAGGACCTAAAGGCGGGCCAGGGATGCGGGAAATGCTCTCGCCCACATCGGCGATTATCGGCGCGGGACTGGGAGATAAGGTGGGTTTGATTACCGATGGCCGGTTTTCGGGCGGCACCTACGGGCTGGTGGTGGGCCATGTTTCGCCAGAAGCCGCAGTCGGGGGTGCGATTGCCCTGGTGCAGGAAGGGGATTTGATTACGATTGATGCCGACCGGCAACTGTTGCACCTGCACGTGAGCGATGAAGAACTGGCCCGCCGGCGCGCGCAATGGCAACCCCCGGCTCCCCGCTACACTCGCGGTGTCCTGGCGAAATATGCCAAGTTGGTGTCAGGGAGTCATTTGGGCGCTGTCACTGACCTGAACTTGCTCTAG
- the cbiE gene encoding precorrin-6y C5,15-methyltransferase (decarboxylating) subunit CbiE produces the protein MAATIHVIGMGGDGPSPLPEVQQVLAQAQILCGAERHLAHFPEHPARRLVWGHLDQDIAAMKDSIAQGYEHIVVLASGDPLFFGIGRLLLCHFPADMLRFYPHLSAVQLAFSRLKLPWQDARIISLHGRAWENLLQPLKQGVEKIAIFTDPQHSVAEIAQVLQGLVLPVHYRIWVCENLGTPQENVQCLDIETARHYQTPGLNVVVLVRESVSPVLPPSLPLVGLADHWFESFPDQPGLMTKKEIRVLVLSLLHLQDGQVIWDVGAGTGSVSIEIARLLPHSTIYAIEKNSLGVQLIRRNLARFQVNNVAVISGAAPQALATLPAPQRVFIGGSGRELLSILDAVATRLSPGGVVVLALATQEHLAQTLQWSQQQSWRYQALDVRLARSLAIGELTRWQPLNPVTLVQLTKPA, from the coding sequence GTGGCTGCGACCATTCATGTGATTGGCATGGGCGGGGATGGCCCCAGTCCCCTACCGGAAGTCCAGCAGGTACTAGCCCAGGCGCAAATTCTTTGTGGGGCTGAACGGCATCTGGCCCATTTCCCGGAGCATCCAGCGCGGCGCTTGGTTTGGGGTCATCTCGACCAGGACATCGCTGCGATGAAAGACTCTATTGCCCAGGGGTATGAGCACATCGTGGTTTTGGCCTCGGGGGACCCCTTGTTTTTTGGCATTGGGCGCCTGTTGCTGTGCCATTTCCCAGCCGATATGCTGCGGTTTTACCCCCATCTCAGCGCCGTGCAGTTGGCCTTTAGCCGCCTGAAGCTGCCCTGGCAAGACGCCCGCATTATTAGCCTGCATGGTCGCGCCTGGGAAAATCTCCTCCAGCCTCTGAAGCAAGGCGTGGAAAAAATTGCCATTTTCACCGACCCCCAGCATTCCGTCGCTGAAATTGCCCAGGTGCTGCAAGGGCTGGTATTACCGGTCCACTACCGAATCTGGGTGTGTGAAAACTTGGGAACTCCCCAGGAAAACGTGCAGTGTTTAGATATCGAAACCGCTCGCCATTACCAAACGCCGGGGTTAAATGTCGTGGTCTTGGTGCGCGAATCGGTATCACCGGTTTTACCCCCATCGCTTCCCCTGGTCGGTCTAGCAGACCACTGGTTTGAGAGTTTTCCCGACCAGCCAGGTCTCATGACCAAAAAAGAAATTCGTGTGCTGGTTTTATCGCTGTTGCATCTCCAGGATGGGCAGGTGATTTGGGACGTGGGGGCCGGAACTGGCAGCGTCAGCATTGAAATCGCCCGGCTATTGCCCCATAGCACTATCTATGCCATCGAAAAAAACAGTTTGGGGGTGCAATTGATTCGCCGGAATCTCGCGCGCTTTCAGGTGAACAATGTCGCTGTCATCAGCGGTGCAGCCCCCCAGGCCCTGGCAACCTTGCCCGCTCCCCAGCGAGTGTTTATTGGCGGCAGTGGCAGGGAACTTTTATCCATCCTAGATGCGGTGGCGACGCGGTTATCCCCAGGGGGTGTGGTGGTGCTGGCGCTGGCGACGCAGGAACACCTAGCCCAGACGCTCCAGTGGTCGCAGCAGCAAAGCTGGCGGTACCAAGCGCTGGATGTGCGCTTAGCCCGCTCCCTGGCCATTGGCGAGTTGACCCGCTGGCAGCCCTTGAATCCGGTGACCCTGGTGCAATTGACCAAACCCGCTTAA
- a CDS encoding pentapeptide repeat-containing protein, whose amino-acid sequence MRVAVWGVLTIGMGLLISSQAQAANPEHLQQLASTNQCPKCDLSGADLRGMVLVGANLGHANLKGANLAGANLEGAKLFNANLSEANLGNANLKQADLGNANLAKSVLVRANLERANLNGANLAHVDLSEANLRRASLSLVTLEKSNLADVNLSDADLTGSLLTGVNLSQARLTNAVLNRVNLDGADLTDARLEGVKLRNASLVGAMLPRARLQRAELVDAKLKGTNLREADLSQADLTRVDLTGARLDRVNLSQATLEGATLHKVSLVAANLLATNLVQADLSHSDLRGANISRARLQNANLSHSNLSVVNLTDTNLTGANLEGADLTGARVQQAVMAGVNLNGTLGLDKTVGRAQPN is encoded by the coding sequence ATGCGAGTGGCGGTGTGGGGCGTGTTGACCATCGGCATGGGGTTGCTGATCAGTTCGCAGGCGCAAGCAGCCAATCCCGAACATCTCCAGCAATTGGCCAGCACCAATCAATGCCCTAAATGCGATTTGTCGGGTGCCGATTTGCGGGGAATGGTGTTGGTAGGGGCTAACTTGGGCCATGCCAATCTGAAGGGCGCGAATCTGGCCGGTGCCAATCTTGAAGGGGCCAAGCTATTCAACGCCAATTTGAGCGAAGCCAATCTAGGGAATGCCAATCTCAAACAGGCCGACTTGGGAAATGCCAACTTGGCGAAATCGGTGCTGGTTCGGGCGAATTTGGAGCGGGCGAATTTGAACGGCGCCAACCTGGCCCACGTGGATTTGAGTGAAGCCAATTTGCGGCGGGCATCCTTGAGTTTGGTGACGCTAGAAAAGTCCAATTTGGCCGATGTGAATCTCAGCGACGCCGACCTAACGGGTTCCCTGTTAACGGGAGTGAATTTATCCCAGGCGCGATTGACCAATGCTGTGTTGAATCGGGTGAATTTGGACGGGGCCGATTTGACCGATGCGCGCTTAGAAGGGGTCAAACTGCGGAACGCCAGTTTAGTAGGGGCAATGCTACCCAGGGCGCGCCTGCAACGGGCGGAACTGGTGGATGCGAAGTTAAAGGGAACGAATTTACGAGAAGCAGACTTGAGCCAGGCGGATTTGACGCGGGTGGACTTGACCGGGGCGCGACTCGACCGGGTGAATTTATCCCAGGCGACGCTGGAAGGGGCAACCTTGCACAAGGTGAGCCTGGTCGCAGCGAATTTGCTGGCAACCAATCTCGTCCAAGCCGATTTGAGCCACAGCGATTTGCGGGGGGCGAATATCTCGCGGGCGCGGTTGCAAAATGCCAATCTGAGCCATAGCAATTTGAGCGTGGTGAATTTGACCGATACCAATCTCACGGGCGCCAATCTCGAAGGTGCCGATCTAACCGGGGCGCGGGTGCAACAGGCGGTAATGGCGGGCGTCAATCTCAACGGCACGCTGGGCCTGGATAAGACGGTCGGACGCGCCCAGCCGAATTAA